The proteins below come from a single Malus domestica chromosome 03, GDT2T_hap1 genomic window:
- the LOC103421190 gene encoding U-box domain-containing protein 13-like isoform X1, with translation MAEIGGDPAMEEDRGALVQSLIDTINEIASISDYRCVVKKQYCNLARRLKLLTPMFEEIRDSKEEVSQDTLKALLSFMEALESAKELLRFGGESSKIYLVLEREQIMMKFHEVTARLEQALSGLSYENLDISDEVKEQVELVLAQFRRAKGRFDSPDVELYEDLLSIYCKNEAATDPTVLRRLVDKLELTGIAELTQESLALHEMVTFSGGDPGESIEKMSMLLKKIKDFVQTENPDMDAPAAENNILASCSGQASTDKNHKVPPVIPDDFRCPISLELMKDPVIVSTGQTYDRSCIERWLEAGHGTCPKTQQSLSNTLTPNYALRSLIAQWCEANGIEPPKRPNSRPNKTASACSPAEHTKIEILLHKLMSVNPEDQRSAAGEIRLLAKRNADNRVAIAEAGAIPLLVGLLSTPDSRTQEHAVTALLNLSICEDNKGSIISSGAIPGIVHVLKNGGMEARENAAATLFSLSVVDENKVRIGASGAIPPLVKLLSEGTQRGKKDAATALFNLCIYQGNKGKAVRAGVVSTLMKLLTEPGGGMVDEALAILAILSSHPEGKAAIGAAEAVPVLVEVIGTGSPRNRENAAAVLVHLCSGDQQHIIEAQKLGVMSLLLELAQNGTDRGKRKAAQLLERVNRFAEQQMQAQAQAQAEAQPETQSHPPTTTNAIDR, from the exons ATGGCCGAGATCGGTGGCGACCCAGCTATGGAGGAAGACAGGGGTGCTCTGGTGCAGAGCCTGATCGACACGATCAACGAAATAGCTTCGATCTCCGACTACAGGTGTGTGGTCAAGAAGCAGTACTGCAATTTGGCGAGGAGGTTGAAGCTGCTGACCCCAATGTTCGAGGAGATTAGGGATAGCAAGGAGGAGGTCTCTCAGGACACTCTGAAGGCCTTGCTTTCGTTCATGGAAGCTCTGGAATCGGCCAAGGAGCTGCTCAGATTCGGAGGCGAGAGCAGCAAGATTTACCTG GTTTTGGAAAGGGAGCAAATTATGATGAAGTTTCATGAGGTGACAGCTCGATTGGAGCAAGCTTTAAGTGGACTTTCCTATGAAAATCTTGACATATCTGATGAAGTTAAGGAACAG GTTGAGCTTGTTCTTGCTCAGTTTAGAAGAGCCAAAGGAAGGTTCGATTCGCCTGATGTTGAGCTCTATGAAGATCTCTTGTCCATTTACTGTAAAAATGAGGCAGCAACAGATCCAACTGTCCTAAGAAGATTGGTCGATAAGTTAGAATTGACAGGGATAGCTGAACTGACACAAGAATCACTAGCCTTGCATGAGATGGTTACTTTCAGTGGTGGGGATCCTGGGGAGAGCATCGAGAAGATGTCAATGCTACTGAAAAAAATTAAGGATTTTGTACAAACAGAAAACCCCGACATGGATGCTCCTGCAGcagaaaataatatattagcAAGTTGCAGTGGGCAAGCATCCACTGATAAGAATCACAAAGTCCCCCCAGTTATACCAGATGATTTTCGTTGTCCAATATCTTTGGAGTTAATGAAGGATCCCGTCATTGTTTCAACAGGGCAG ACATATGATCGTTCCTGTATTGAGAGGTGGCTGGAAGCAGGTCATGGGACATGTCCAAAAACACAACAGAGCCTCTCTAACACCCTCACTCCGAACTATGCTTTACGTAGCCTCATTGCCCAGTGGTGCGAGGCAAATGGCATTGAACCACCAAAAAGACCCAATTCTCGACCTAATAAAACTGCATCCGCCTGCTCGCCAGCAGAACACACTAAGATTGAAATTCTCCTCCACAAGCTGATGTCAGTAAACCCCGAAGACCAAAGGTCTGCCGCTGGTGAAATCCGCCTTCTTGCCAAACGTAATGCAGATAATCGTGTGGCTATTGCTGAAGCTGGTGCAATACCCCTGCTTGTAGGCCTCCTTTCAACCCCTGACTCCCGCACCCAAGAGCATGCTGTGACAGCACTCCTCAACCTTTCCATATGTGAGGATAACAAAGGAAGCATCATCTCATCTGGAGCAATTCCTGGTATTGTTCATGTCCTCAAGAATGGAGGGATGGAAGCACGGGAAAATGCAGCTGCGACCCTTTTCAGCCTTTCTGTTGTGGATGAAAATAAGGTTAGAATTGGTGCTTCAGGAGCTATTCCGCCACTTGTTAAATTGCTGAGTGAAGGTACCCAAAGGGGGAAGAAAGATGCTGCAACTGCACTTTTTAACTTGTGCATTTATCAAGGTAACAAGGGGAAGGCAGTAAGGGCCGGTGTTGTTTCGACCCTAATGAAGCTGCTGACAGAACCTGGAGGTGGAATGGTGGATGAAGCACTTGCCATTCTAGCAATATTGTCTAGCCACCCTGAAGGGAAAGCGGCCATTGGAGCTGCTGAGGCTGTGCCTGTTTTGGTTGAAGTTATTGGGACTGGATCTCCCCGAAACAGAGAAAATGCAGCTGCAGTTTTGGTGCATCTTTGTTCTGGAGACCAACAACATATAATAGAGGCTCAGAAACTCGGGGTGATGAGTTTGTTATTGGAGTTGGCACAAAATGGCACAGATAGAGGCAAGAGAAAGGCTGCGCAGTTACTTGAGCGAGTGAATCGGTTTGCTGAGCAGCAGATGCAGGCGCAGGCCCAGGCACAAGCCGAGGCTCAGCCTGAGACCCAGTCACATCCACCCACTACTACAAATGCCATTGACAGATga
- the LOC103421190 gene encoding U-box domain-containing protein 13-like isoform X2, with protein sequence MMKFHEVTARLEQALSGLSYENLDISDEVKEQVELVLAQFRRAKGRFDSPDVELYEDLLSIYCKNEAATDPTVLRRLVDKLELTGIAELTQESLALHEMVTFSGGDPGESIEKMSMLLKKIKDFVQTENPDMDAPAAENNILASCSGQASTDKNHKVPPVIPDDFRCPISLELMKDPVIVSTGQTYDRSCIERWLEAGHGTCPKTQQSLSNTLTPNYALRSLIAQWCEANGIEPPKRPNSRPNKTASACSPAEHTKIEILLHKLMSVNPEDQRSAAGEIRLLAKRNADNRVAIAEAGAIPLLVGLLSTPDSRTQEHAVTALLNLSICEDNKGSIISSGAIPGIVHVLKNGGMEARENAAATLFSLSVVDENKVRIGASGAIPPLVKLLSEGTQRGKKDAATALFNLCIYQGNKGKAVRAGVVSTLMKLLTEPGGGMVDEALAILAILSSHPEGKAAIGAAEAVPVLVEVIGTGSPRNRENAAAVLVHLCSGDQQHIIEAQKLGVMSLLLELAQNGTDRGKRKAAQLLERVNRFAEQQMQAQAQAQAEAQPETQSHPPTTTNAIDR encoded by the exons ATGATGAAGTTTCATGAGGTGACAGCTCGATTGGAGCAAGCTTTAAGTGGACTTTCCTATGAAAATCTTGACATATCTGATGAAGTTAAGGAACAG GTTGAGCTTGTTCTTGCTCAGTTTAGAAGAGCCAAAGGAAGGTTCGATTCGCCTGATGTTGAGCTCTATGAAGATCTCTTGTCCATTTACTGTAAAAATGAGGCAGCAACAGATCCAACTGTCCTAAGAAGATTGGTCGATAAGTTAGAATTGACAGGGATAGCTGAACTGACACAAGAATCACTAGCCTTGCATGAGATGGTTACTTTCAGTGGTGGGGATCCTGGGGAGAGCATCGAGAAGATGTCAATGCTACTGAAAAAAATTAAGGATTTTGTACAAACAGAAAACCCCGACATGGATGCTCCTGCAGcagaaaataatatattagcAAGTTGCAGTGGGCAAGCATCCACTGATAAGAATCACAAAGTCCCCCCAGTTATACCAGATGATTTTCGTTGTCCAATATCTTTGGAGTTAATGAAGGATCCCGTCATTGTTTCAACAGGGCAG ACATATGATCGTTCCTGTATTGAGAGGTGGCTGGAAGCAGGTCATGGGACATGTCCAAAAACACAACAGAGCCTCTCTAACACCCTCACTCCGAACTATGCTTTACGTAGCCTCATTGCCCAGTGGTGCGAGGCAAATGGCATTGAACCACCAAAAAGACCCAATTCTCGACCTAATAAAACTGCATCCGCCTGCTCGCCAGCAGAACACACTAAGATTGAAATTCTCCTCCACAAGCTGATGTCAGTAAACCCCGAAGACCAAAGGTCTGCCGCTGGTGAAATCCGCCTTCTTGCCAAACGTAATGCAGATAATCGTGTGGCTATTGCTGAAGCTGGTGCAATACCCCTGCTTGTAGGCCTCCTTTCAACCCCTGACTCCCGCACCCAAGAGCATGCTGTGACAGCACTCCTCAACCTTTCCATATGTGAGGATAACAAAGGAAGCATCATCTCATCTGGAGCAATTCCTGGTATTGTTCATGTCCTCAAGAATGGAGGGATGGAAGCACGGGAAAATGCAGCTGCGACCCTTTTCAGCCTTTCTGTTGTGGATGAAAATAAGGTTAGAATTGGTGCTTCAGGAGCTATTCCGCCACTTGTTAAATTGCTGAGTGAAGGTACCCAAAGGGGGAAGAAAGATGCTGCAACTGCACTTTTTAACTTGTGCATTTATCAAGGTAACAAGGGGAAGGCAGTAAGGGCCGGTGTTGTTTCGACCCTAATGAAGCTGCTGACAGAACCTGGAGGTGGAATGGTGGATGAAGCACTTGCCATTCTAGCAATATTGTCTAGCCACCCTGAAGGGAAAGCGGCCATTGGAGCTGCTGAGGCTGTGCCTGTTTTGGTTGAAGTTATTGGGACTGGATCTCCCCGAAACAGAGAAAATGCAGCTGCAGTTTTGGTGCATCTTTGTTCTGGAGACCAACAACATATAATAGAGGCTCAGAAACTCGGGGTGATGAGTTTGTTATTGGAGTTGGCACAAAATGGCACAGATAGAGGCAAGAGAAAGGCTGCGCAGTTACTTGAGCGAGTGAATCGGTTTGCTGAGCAGCAGATGCAGGCGCAGGCCCAGGCACAAGCCGAGGCTCAGCCTGAGACCCAGTCACATCCACCCACTACTACAAATGCCATTGACAGATga
- the LOC103421176 gene encoding dof zinc finger protein DOF3.6-like isoform X1: MVFSSIPVYLDPPNWHQQPNHHPLGSTTTGSENPHELPPLPPPPSVTHVGGAANIGGGGGPGSIRPSSMSDRARLAKIPQPETALKCPRCESTNTKFCYFNNYSLSQPRHFCKTCRRYWTRGGSLRNVPVGGGCRRNKKSKSNNSSNSSRSKSPVATGDHIQTGSNSITNNSSDHMIGNITHHFSNLPPSTHQSLPFLASSIQSLGRYGGAGNMGLNFNEIQQEETDHHHHHMGFQFHQIAGGNNMNNLSGGILGGGHNNQWRNLNLQHIPFLGGTGFESSTSTGLYPFQTGDLGVDHQASTHPMVGNNSRISTEQLPPPVKTEDNHGLSLTRPSLGTAISPEINNSQFWGGNLNAWTDLSGLNSSSTSHLL; this comes from the exons ATGGTTTTCTCATCTATTCCAGTCTATTTAGATCCTCCCAATTGGCACCAG CAACCAAATCATCATCCACTAGGAAGTACTACTACTGGAAGTGAAAATCCACATGAGCTTCCACCACTGCCTCCACCACCGTCAGTAACTCATGTTGGTGGTGCAGCCAatattggtggtggtggaggccCAGGCTCCATCAGACCCAGTTCGATGTCTGATCGAGCCCGTCTGGCAAAGATTCCACAACCAGAAACCGCGCTCAAGTGTCCGCGGTGTGAGTCCACCAACACCAAGTTTTGCTATTTCAACAACTACAGCCTCAGTCAGCCTCGCCACTTCTGCAAAACATGTAGGCGTTATTGGACCCGAGGAGGTTCCCTAAGGAACGTTCCCGTGGGAGGAGGATGTCGTCgaaacaagaaaagcaaaagcaacaacAGCAGCAACAGCAGTCGATCCAAATCTCCAGTAGCCACTGGCGATCATATCCAAACAGGTTCCAACTCAATTACCAACAACTCATCAGATCATATGATTGGTAATATTACTCATCATTTTTCAAACCTTCCACCGAGTACTCATCAATCACTACCATTTCTAGCATCATCCATACAAAGTCTAGGTCGTTATGGTGGTGCTGGGAACATGGGATTGAACTTCAATGAGATCCAGCAGGAAGAGACtgatcatcaccatcatcataTGGGGTTTCAATTTCATCAGATTGCAGGAGGCAATAATATGAACAATTTAAGTGGTGGAATATTAGGAGGGGGTCATAATAATCAGTGGCGTAATTTGAACTTGCAGCATATTCCATTCTTGGGCGGTACCGGGTTCGAATCATCAACATCAACAGGTTTATACCCATTTCAAACTGGTGATCTAGGAGTCGATCATCAAGCATCAACCCATCCAATGGTTGGGAATAATTCTAGGATTAGTACTGAGCAGTTGCCCCCTCCAGTGAAGACTGAAGATAATCATGGTCTTAGTTTGACGAGACCTTCTTTGGGTACTGCTATTTCACCTGAAATTAACAATAGCCAGTTCTGGGGTGGAAATTTGAATGCGTGGACAGATTTATCAGGACTCAACTCTTCTTCCACAAGCCATCTCTTGTAA
- the LOC103421176 gene encoding dof zinc finger protein DOF2.4-like isoform X2, whose amino-acid sequence MVFSSIPVYLDPPNWHQQPNHHPLGSTTTGSENPHELPPLPPPPSVTHVGGAANIGGGGGPGSIRPSSMSDRARLAKIPQPETALKCPRCESTNTKFCYFNNYSLSQPRHFCKTCRRYWTRGGSLRNVPVGGGCRRNKKSKSNNSSNSSRSKSPVATGDHIQTASSIQSLGRYGGAGNMGLNFNEIQQEETDHHHHHMGFQFHQIAGGNNMNNLSGGILGGGHNNQWRNLNLQHIPFLGGTGFESSTSTGLYPFQTGDLGVDHQASTHPMVGNNSRISTEQLPPPVKTEDNHGLSLTRPSLGTAISPEINNSQFWGGNLNAWTDLSGLNSSSTSHLL is encoded by the exons ATGGTTTTCTCATCTATTCCAGTCTATTTAGATCCTCCCAATTGGCACCAG CAACCAAATCATCATCCACTAGGAAGTACTACTACTGGAAGTGAAAATCCACATGAGCTTCCACCACTGCCTCCACCACCGTCAGTAACTCATGTTGGTGGTGCAGCCAatattggtggtggtggaggccCAGGCTCCATCAGACCCAGTTCGATGTCTGATCGAGCCCGTCTGGCAAAGATTCCACAACCAGAAACCGCGCTCAAGTGTCCGCGGTGTGAGTCCACCAACACCAAGTTTTGCTATTTCAACAACTACAGCCTCAGTCAGCCTCGCCACTTCTGCAAAACATGTAGGCGTTATTGGACCCGAGGAGGTTCCCTAAGGAACGTTCCCGTGGGAGGAGGATGTCGTCgaaacaagaaaagcaaaagcaacaacAGCAGCAACAGCAGTCGATCCAAATCTCCAGTAGCCACTGGCGATCATATCCAAACAG CATCATCCATACAAAGTCTAGGTCGTTATGGTGGTGCTGGGAACATGGGATTGAACTTCAATGAGATCCAGCAGGAAGAGACtgatcatcaccatcatcataTGGGGTTTCAATTTCATCAGATTGCAGGAGGCAATAATATGAACAATTTAAGTGGTGGAATATTAGGAGGGGGTCATAATAATCAGTGGCGTAATTTGAACTTGCAGCATATTCCATTCTTGGGCGGTACCGGGTTCGAATCATCAACATCAACAGGTTTATACCCATTTCAAACTGGTGATCTAGGAGTCGATCATCAAGCATCAACCCATCCAATGGTTGGGAATAATTCTAGGATTAGTACTGAGCAGTTGCCCCCTCCAGTGAAGACTGAAGATAATCATGGTCTTAGTTTGACGAGACCTTCTTTGGGTACTGCTATTTCACCTGAAATTAACAATAGCCAGTTCTGGGGTGGAAATTTGAATGCGTGGACAGATTTATCAGGACTCAACTCTTCTTCCACAAGCCATCTCTTGTAA